DNA sequence from the Oscillatoria sp. FACHB-1406 genome:
GTTTCTCCTCGGCGCGGCCTGTCACCCGATTCGTTGCCGTTACCAACCAAATTTCGCGTCCTTCGTAGCTTTTTCCAATGCTACAGAGATCGATTAGGTGTGGGAACTCCTGCGCGTAACCTTGGAGAATTTTGGTTAACTCGTTATAGCGGTAATATTGGTTGAAGCGAACCTCTGGCATAGCAATGGGGGCAATTAACAATAGATCGCAAACCGTCGTTAATTAATAGTTTTCCCAAAAAGAAAAACAATTGATGTACCCCGAGCGTCAACTGTTTTCGAGCCGAGCAACCAGCTACGACCCAACAGCTAACCTTTTTAAGGAGATTGCGATCTGAATATTCCCTCGGCTGCACCCAATACCGAGATCGCACGGCTTTCCCCGCAATTCCCCAAGTCCCTGGCACTTTCCCAAAAATTATAAACCCCTGGTAAAAATCTATGCAAACTCCGCGAGGATACACTCAATCCTCGATCCGGTTTTTCCTCAAAAGACTGACTCAGCACGGCCCCCAAGCAAAACGATGATTTTCCAGACCCGTTAAAGACTAGACGCTCGTGAAAACTGTTAGAGTATATGTAAACTTTCGTAACTTTCGCGCCCAACCGGGTTAACCGATGACATCAGCAACTTCCCTGTTCGCGCCCGTCGAGACGGATCTGAGCATCTTGGCGGACAACCTCAAACAACTGGTCGGTGCCGGCCACCCTATCCTCAGCGCTGCCGCAGAACATTTATTTGGGGCGGGAGGGAAACGCTTGAGACCGGCAATCGTTCTTTTGGCATCGCGCGCAACGCTTGGCGATCGCGATCTTACCCCGCGCCACCGTCGCTTAGCAGAAATTGCCGAAATGATCCACACCGCCAGTCTCGTCCACGACGACGTGATTGACGAAGCGGAGTTGCGCCGCAATGTCCCCACCGTCAATAGCATCTTTGGCAACCGTATTGCCGTATTAGCAGGCGATTTTTTATTCGCTCAATCTTCTTGGTATTTAGCTAACCTCGAAAATCTCGAAGTCGTTAAACTCCTTTCTGAAGTCATTCGCGATTTTGCTGAAGGAGAAATACGCCAAGGACTCAATCGTTTCGATACCAGCTTATCGATAGAAGCTTACCTCGAAAAAAGTTATTACAAAACTGCTTCCCTAATCGCTAATAGCGCTAAATCTGCCGCTATCCTGAGCGAAACTTCCAACGAAATTGCCGAACACTTATATAGTTTTGGCCGTCACTTCGGTCTCGCTTTTCAAATTGTCGATGATATTTTAGACTTTACGGCTTCGACGGAAGTTCTGGGCAAACCGGCCGGTTCTGACTTGATTGGTGGAAATTTAACGGCTCCCGTCCTCTATGCAATGGAAGAAAATCCTTACCTGGAAGCTCCCATCGAGCGAGAATTTTCCCAAGCGGGGGATATCGAACAAGCGCTGACGATTATTCGAGAAAGTCGCGGAATCGAGCGATCGCGGGATTTAGCCGCCCACCACGCGCGCTTGGCAATGGAGGAACTGCAATATCTCAAACCTTGCGAAGCAACTCAAGCGTTAGCAGCGCTGACAGACTATCAACTCGGTCGTGCATTTTAATAGCTTTATGTAATTATCAATTATGAATTAATAACACTGAATATAAATTAAGAATTTGCCAGCGCTTCTAAATAATCAATGGCGGCTTCCAAACGCGACTCGTAGGAACTGGCAAACTGCTCGAACCAGAATCCTTCATCCGAATAAGGATCCAATTTTTTCAACCATTGCTCTGCCTTACTTTTCAAGGCTTCCCGCCGTCGCTCTCGTTGTTTTTGGGCGAGAAATTGCTCCCGTTTTTCCGTTTGTTCGCGCTCTAGCTGTGCGTCTAAATCCTGTTGTTTAAACTCCGATTTGAGTTCGCCTAAAAGTTTATCCATACGAGGATCGGCGGCACGGATTGGAGGGGGCGCGGGTTTTTGGTTTCCAAACTTCGATTTTAAATTGCCTAATAATTCATCGACTCCGCCCTGGGTTGAAGGGGTGTTTTTCTGTTGGTACTCGGCTTTCAGTTGGGCGAGTTGATTATCGGGATTGGCAGCGGGTGAGGACGAGGAAAACTCGGATTTAAGTTCGGCTAGCATTGCATCCATCCCAGAAGATTGTGGCGCATTCGGCGCAGTTTTACTCTGAAATTCAGACTTAAATTCTGACAGTAAGCTATCGAGCGCGCCAGCGGATTTATCTTCAGACATCTGGGAGCGAGGGGGTTGAGAGGGGGGTTGAACTTTCGCTTTTAATTCTGCCAAACGCGCATCGAGTTCCGATTCTCCCGGCGTTGAGGCAGGAGGGGACATTGCCTGTTGTTTTTGGGCAAATTCTGCTTGTAATTGCGCTAAAAATTCATCCATATTAATTGACAATTGATAATGGATAATTAATAACGAAGAGGAGATAATTGATAATGGACAATGGACAATGGATAACGAAGAGGAGATAATTGATAATGGACAATGGACAATGGATAACGAAGAGGAGATAATTGATAATGGACAATGGACAATGGATAACGAAGAGGTTTCAACGACTCATTAATCATAATTTAATCAATAATTGCGTTAATCAAAACTTCCGTTAACGTCATATCTTCCATATCATCCATCGTTACGGTATCGACAATATCGAACTTTGCACCGGCGCTTTGTAAGTCGTCGTCGAGAATTTTCAGGAATTTAGTTGCATCGGCATCATCGCCGACTTGAATGAAGGAGATGGCGAGTTCTTCGTCGCGATCGATCTGCCGCGATGCTTCTACGATAACGCGCATTACTGCTTTGCGATCGTCCGGTTCGCCGTCGGTGACAACCAAGATCGTTTCGCCATTGGGTTTAGTCTGTCCGGCAGCTTTGCGCCGCAGGTAATCTGCGATCGCGTCTTGGAGAACGTTAGCGAGATCGGTGCGTCCGGAGGGTTCGTTTTCGCGGAAAATTTGCGACACTTTAGTGGAGGTAACGTTATCGTAGCGCCTAAATTTACCGGAAAAGGTGTAAACGGTAATGCCATCGGGATCGAATTCTTCGCATTTACTGGCGATCGCGAGGGTCGATTCTTGCATCGCTTGCCAACGACTTCTGCCCCCCGCTTGGTCTTTAATGGACATACTGCCGCTTTTGTCAATAATCAGCGTATAATCTCTAGCCTCTAGCATTAGATTCTCCCATCTATAGCCTGCCGTTCTGAGGGCGCGCCTCGCCGTTAGCGACAAGACGGCTTAATCAACACTATAACAATTCTCAGGCGAACTTAAGCCGGGGGAGAAAGTAATGAAAATTCATCAAACTTTACAACTTTTAAGCTAGGGTCGCGCGTATCAAAACGGTAACTGCTAACCTTTCCGCGCTCGGTGTCAAAAATACTAAAAGCTGAAATTTCGTTACTGGAAAAATAAGGCAAAGGTTGACCGCTATTGTCTGTTAAGGGCGCAAGTGTCGGGACAATCGGTTTGAGTCCATTAGGGTCGCCGACTGCAATATAAGTCCCTTCTAACTCTGGCGGAATCGATCGCTGTTTCTGCCCTAAATAAGCGCCGTAGGTATTACCGACATTAGACGATTCGAGGAAGTTAACCCCGCTATTATTAACGAAACGATTCCAAACATGAGAATGACCGTAATAAACCAGTTGAACGCCTGCGGAATTTAATAACGGTTCGAGGTCGCGAATAATATAATCGTTTTCAATCGGATAGTGATAGCGAACGGATTGAACTTTTTTGTCCGGCGTATATTCGATAATGGGAACGGGATCGGTGTAGGGCGGAACGATATTATCGCCCAAAGTATGCGCGGGATGGTGAAACATAACGATTTTATATTTCGCCTGCTTGAATTCGGGACTATTCAGTTCTTGTTGAAGCCATTTGTATTGCTCGCTGTCTTTCGCAATCGGCTCAAAAATATGCTGTCCGTAGCCCCAATCTTCCATCCGATTCAAATGGTTTTTTCCTTCGCAGTAGCGCCCGCGTAACTCGCATTTTAAATCCGGCGATCGCCAAATATTCGTTACGAATAAGGAAATCAGGCGAATATCGCCAAATGTTACCGCGTAGTATTTTTCGCCGCCGGACTGACTTTCAGGAAGGGTGAAAATCTCTTCGTAGGTATCGCTATTAAAAGAATTCGCTTTAATCCAAGCTTGTTCGACTTCAGGAGTGCGGTGTGGATTGATTTTAGCAGCAGCAAGCTGGTATCGTTGCGCGGCAACCGAACGAGGGATAGAATCGCTAAACTGCTCGTTTAACCCTTGCGTTGTCGAGTAGCGCCCCATGACTTCATGGTTGCCGATCGCGGAATAGAATGGAGTCGATTGCAACAATGCACCGCCTCGATAAACCGTCGTTTTGCCGTTAAATTCGAGCTTATAGCGCGCTCGCCCTTGCAAAGCGGGAAAAAAAGCCCCACCGCGAGCATCATCAAACCATTCCGACGCGCGATCGGGAATATTGACCAAATCTCCCGCCATAAAGATAGCATCCACCTGCCCGACCGTTTCCGCCACCTTTTGAAAATTTGCCGCCACCATCGGCATCAATTGATGGTCGGAGGTGAGTAAAATTTTTAAAGGCGTTCCCGCTTTTGGTTTAGCGGCGAGGGTAAACGAATTGCTGCGGAAGATTTCACCGTTTTCGCGCGTACTCGAAACGCGATAGGGAAGGCGTTGTCCCGCCGACAGTCCGCTAACCTGCGCTTCGTGTCGCCAAATCGGACGCGAAACGGGTTCCGAGGCGATATTCTTCATCCCCTCGCGCCTCGATTTTTCGTCTTCGCGAGCGTGCGTTAGCTGCGTTGTTGTCGCCGTAACTTCTTGTTTAAATCCGCGTCCGAAAGCAACTGCATGACGAACGCCGGGAAACTCAGTAAACCACACGACGCGAACGGAATCTTCGGTCGGTAACTGAAGAAAGGGATCGCTGAGGAGTCCTGCATCTGTTGCAAGCTGACCGGTTGCGCGAGTCGAGGAAGCCACGAACGCTGCCGCAATCGCAAGCAGAAGCATAATAATCCCTTGAAACCGGCGATCGCGAATTTTCATCCTTTCTACGAATGAGGATGCGTTCCCTTCAGCTTATCCACCACCCAATCGAATGTCGATAAAACTTGCTCTCGCGTCGAATCATCAGCGACCGTCGAAATTTGAAAATTCGGCAAGCGCCGTTCCATCGGATTCGTCGGTAAAGCTAAACCGATCGAACTCATTTTCGCGATCAATTCGTACCACTCATTTTCGCTATCAAAAGGGGGCAAATTTGCATAGACATCCGAAACAATTTGTAAGGTTCCGTCAATCCCGACAAAAAAGAGTTCTGCTGCTTTTTTCTGAGCTTTAAACTTAACCGCGAAACCGCCGTAAGAATCCCCCGTCGCCCAATAAGTTTGAATCAAGGGAGCATAATCGATTGCCCATTGATAAATTTCTTGAACGAACGTCGCTTCATCTTCGCCATAACGCGCTTCGTATTCGCTCAAGAACGAGCGATCGTTCCACTGTCGTCGTTCGCGCGCCGTACTCGACTTTTTATACAAAGCTTCAGCGGTTTGACCGATGACATTAGAAGCTAGGG
Encoded proteins:
- a CDS encoding metallophosphoesterase, which gives rise to MKIRDRRFQGIIMLLLAIAAAFVASSTRATGQLATDAGLLSDPFLQLPTEDSVRVVWFTEFPGVRHAVAFGRGFKQEVTATTTQLTHAREDEKSRREGMKNIASEPVSRPIWRHEAQVSGLSAGQRLPYRVSSTRENGEIFRSNSFTLAAKPKAGTPLKILLTSDHQLMPMVAANFQKVAETVGQVDAIFMAGDLVNIPDRASEWFDDARGGAFFPALQGRARYKLEFNGKTTVYRGGALLQSTPFYSAIGNHEVMGRYSTTQGLNEQFSDSIPRSVAAQRYQLAAAKINPHRTPEVEQAWIKANSFNSDTYEEIFTLPESQSGGEKYYAVTFGDIRLISLFVTNIWRSPDLKCELRGRYCEGKNHLNRMEDWGYGQHIFEPIAKDSEQYKWLQQELNSPEFKQAKYKIVMFHHPAHTLGDNIVPPYTDPVPIIEYTPDKKVQSVRYHYPIENDYIIRDLEPLLNSAGVQLVYYGHSHVWNRFVNNSGVNFLESSNVGNTYGAYLGQKQRSIPPELEGTYIAVGDPNGLKPIVPTLAPLTDNSGQPLPYFSSNEISAFSIFDTERGKVSSYRFDTRDPSLKVVKFDEFSLLSPPA
- the sds gene encoding solanesyl diphosphate synthase — translated: MTSATSLFAPVETDLSILADNLKQLVGAGHPILSAAAEHLFGAGGKRLRPAIVLLASRATLGDRDLTPRHRRLAEIAEMIHTASLVHDDVIDEAELRRNVPTVNSIFGNRIAVLAGDFLFAQSSWYLANLENLEVVKLLSEVIRDFAEGEIRQGLNRFDTSLSIEAYLEKSYYKTASLIANSAKSAAILSETSNEIAEHLYSFGRHFGLAFQIVDDILDFTASTEVLGKPAGSDLIGGNLTAPVLYAMEENPYLEAPIEREFSQAGDIEQALTIIRESRGIERSRDLAAHHARLAMEELQYLKPCEATQALAALTDYQLGRAF
- a CDS encoding VWA domain-containing protein produces the protein MLEARDYTLIIDKSGSMSIKDQAGGRSRWQAMQESTLAIASKCEEFDPDGITVYTFSGKFRRYDNVTSTKVSQIFRENEPSGRTDLANVLQDAIADYLRRKAAGQTKPNGETILVVTDGEPDDRKAVMRVIVEASRQIDRDEELAISFIQVGDDADATKFLKILDDDLQSAGAKFDIVDTVTMDDMEDMTLTEVLINAIID